A genomic segment from Glycine soja cultivar W05 chromosome 20, ASM419377v2, whole genome shotgun sequence encodes:
- the LOC114402626 gene encoding transcription factor PIF1-like, translating into MFYATSIFLFPLVSLQKDVDFESPKAKKQVRGSTSTKISHAAEVHNLSERRRRDRINEKMKALQELIPPCSKSGKALMLDEPIEYLKSLQLQV; encoded by the exons ATGTTTTATGCTACTTCTATATTCTTATTTCCATTGGTCTCACTGCAAAAGGATGTTGATTTTGAATCtccgaaagctaaaaaacaAGTTCGTGGTTCTACATCTACGAAAATATCTCATGCCGCAGAAGTCCATAATCTCTCAGAGAGG AGGCGTCGAGATAGAATTAATGAGAAGATGAAAGCTTTGCAAGAACTTATACCTCCGTGCAGCAAG TCTGGCAAAGCTTTAATGCTGGATGAACCAATTGAGTACTTGAAGTCACTGCAATTACAAGTGTAG